DNA from Desertibacillus haloalkaliphilus:
GACTGAGATCGTATCAACGTTATAATCTCCGTAAGGATAAGCGAAAACATTCGTCGTCTTACCGGTTAACTCTTTGAGCGCTGTAGTTGCATCATTAATTTCTGAGTATTGTTCTGCTTTACTTAAACTCGTTAGAAAAGGATGTGTTACAGTATGGTTTTGGATATCAATACCCTCTTCCATAACGGTCAAGATTTCATTACTTGTCATGTTCCAGCTTCCATCTACCCAATCGGAAACGGTAAACTGAGTTGCTTTCATCCCATATTTTTGCAAAACAGGATATACATATGGGTAAAAATCATCTGAATTATCATCAAATGTCAGCAGTACAGCTT
Protein-coding regions in this window:
- a CDS encoding polysaccharide deacetylase family protein, whose protein sequence is AVLLTFDDNSDDFYPYVYPVLQKYGMKATQFTVSDWVDGSWNMTSNEILTVMEEGIDIQNHTVTHPFLTSLSKAEQYSEINDATTALKELTGKTTNVFAYPYGDYNVDTISV